One part of the Parasphingorhabdus sp. SCSIO 66989 genome encodes these proteins:
- a CDS encoding oxidoreductase, with product MSETKIAIVTGANNGIGFETAIGMAKAGYHTVLACRSEAKGKAAMAEMQKRVPGGEFALLLLDLSDFESVRHFATAFRQHYDRLDVLINNAGVLDYSGRKASNGYELQLMTNHLGHMLLTSLLLDRMPDAPESRIVSLSSVAHRGARIHFDDIHCENTEGVAAYSQSKLACLLFGDELNRRLQAAGRQVLSLSVHPGGSDSGLFDDMSRLQYYTMKILAPFIIHNNASAAKPSLHAALSPDAKGGDFYGPQGFKELRGKAGKAVRDASAQDPAVANRLWEVSEKLIGEPFRLG from the coding sequence ATGTCTGAAACAAAGATCGCCATCGTCACCGGGGCCAATAATGGCATCGGATTTGAAACCGCTATCGGCATGGCCAAAGCGGGATATCATACCGTGCTCGCCTGCCGCAGCGAGGCCAAGGGCAAGGCCGCCATGGCCGAGATGCAAAAGCGTGTGCCCGGCGGCGAATTTGCGCTGTTGCTGCTTGATCTCAGCGATTTTGAGTCCGTGCGGCATTTTGCCACTGCGTTCCGCCAACACTATGACCGTCTGGATGTGCTGATCAACAATGCCGGGGTGCTGGATTATTCCGGCCGCAAAGCCAGCAACGGCTATGAACTGCAACTTATGACCAACCATCTCGGACATATGCTGCTGACGTCATTGCTGCTCGACAGGATGCCGGACGCACCAGAATCGCGGATCGTATCGTTGAGCAGCGTAGCGCATAGAGGCGCCAGGATTCACTTTGACGATATCCATTGTGAAAATACCGAAGGCGTCGCCGCCTATAGCCAGTCAAAACTGGCCTGCCTGCTGTTCGGAGATGAACTCAATCGACGGTTGCAGGCGGCGGGCAGACAAGTCCTTTCGCTCTCGGTGCACCCCGGTGGTTCGGATAGCGGCCTCTTCGATGATATGTCGCGGCTACAATATTACACCATGAAGATACTCGCCCCCTTCATCATCCATAACAATGCCTCCGCAGCGAAACCGTCACTCCACGCCGCATTATCTCCCGACGCAAAGGGCGGCGATTTTTATGGGCCCCAAGGCTTCAAGGAATTACGCGGCAAAGCGGGGAAAGCCGTGCGTGATGCCTCTGCCCAAGACCCGGCGGTCGCGAACAGGCTATGGGAGGTCTCGGAAAAGCTTATTGGTGAGCCATTTCGGTTAGGGTGA